A genomic window from Camelina sativa cultivar DH55 chromosome 2, Cs, whole genome shotgun sequence includes:
- the LOC104720234 gene encoding uncharacterized protein LOC104720234, producing MKKEDDGYNYICELGCKSISWKLSEIRWLKFEKFIKSVDVTTPISLVWFKEASEETKMMKIRAEEGSEYGNSDEDDKPPKEDDEPEESEDETPASDGENEKGKFGDDLDEIQEQETVNQNGSEGLNANQIEVDDGDEVVIDAGDGRDDDRFQFVFEEGSRRNAELDNATQKLAEEQATERREEEVETDPEFGLEDSKYPDTPLESEEEWEEWKNPRREKRKDKFHGDLNKESYIWLFQTFNSGLEFKDQLLRYSLNTQYDVKMANSEANRIAAVCCKDKCPWKFFCSVEHPINKWMVKLCHYKHNHGKSSRVPMLKQGLIEGLFREEIRRNVNLSAADIKDIIKERYDIVVNISKCYKGRRIALDSVLEAQAIQFAKLWDYEAEIKRSHKDIRTEIVTVENNGRQQFQAFYICFDEFRRTWLKCCRPVIDLDECFLKWDLEGDLLAAVGRDADNKMYPIAWAVVTGENKDTWGWFIKKLKTDLNLGVGENLTIISDKEKGLVIAIGSELPQAEHRMCARHIYGNWKKTFSRSKYKNLFWGVAYSYHQGEYEEKMKLVYAYDPIAYEALLNYEPEKWCRAFFNPESHCADVHNNLSEAFNRTIKIARSKPVITMLEDIRRQAMVRISRRWTKADKCNSFLTPITMAILEKARIEKKYCRTLRSSSYIYEVNEFNVRYTVDLARHQCACRRWDLTGIPCKHAVCVLDDNQDDPEKYVASYYETSCFKNTYVENIKPVNGEQFWSKTGKSPIAIPNIRKPRGRPKKRDRKKEPFESLKNHGKSTRHGRIPHCSRCGQAGHIKSGCKNEPAVVEGPKNRRGRPRKQPYECTSAFSLF from the exons atgaagaaagaagatgatggtTACAATTATATTTGTGAATTGGGTTGTAAGAGCATTTCCTGGAAACTTTCTGAGATTCGATGGCTGAAGTTTGAAAAATTCATTAAATCTGTAGATGTTACGACACCTATTAGCTTAGTCTGGTTCAAAGAAGCAAGTGAGGAAACGAAGATGATGAAA ATAAGAGCAGAAGAAGGAAGTGAATATGGCAATTCAGATGAAGATGATAAGCCaccaaaagaagatgatgagccTGAGGAATCTGAAGATGAAACACCTGCAAGTGATGGTGAAAATGAAAAGGGGAAATTTGGTGATGATTTAGATGAAATTCAAGAACAAGAGACTGTAAATCAGAATGGGTCAGAGGGTTTGAATGCAAATCAAATTGAGGTTGATGATGGGGATGAGGTTGTTATAGATGCAGGAGATGGTCGTGATGATGATAGGTTTCAGTTCGTATTTGAGGAAGGTTCAAGGAGAAATGCAGAGTTAGATAATGCAACTCAAAAACTGGCGGAAGAGCAAGCAACAGAAAGAAGGGAAGAGGAAGTAGAAACTGATCCAGAATTTGGATTAGAGGATTCAAAGTATCCAGATACACCAttagaatcagaagaagagtgGGAAGAGTGGAAGAATccaagaagagagaagaggaaagaTAAGTTTCATGGAGATTTGAATAAAGAGTCTTACATCTGGTTGTTTCAGACTTTCAACAGCGGATTAGAGTTCAAAGACCAATTGCTCAGATACTCATTAAATACTCAGTATGATGTTAAAATGGCAAATTCAGAAGCAAACAGGATTGCTGCTGTTTGTTGCAAGGATAAATGTCCATGGAAATTTTTTTGCTCAGTTGAGCATCCAATAAACAAGTGGATGGTTAAATTATGTCACTACAAGCACAACCATGGGAAGTCTAGCAGAGTTCCAATGCTGAAGCAAGGTCTTATAGAAGGGTTATTCAGAGAGGAGATAAGAAGGAATGTCAATTTATCAGCTGCAGATATAAAGGACATCATCAAAGAAAGGTATGATATAGTTGTTAACATATCAAAGTGTTataaaggaagaaggattgCTTTGGATTCAGTTCTAGAAGCTCAGGCAATTCAGTTTGCTAAGCTTTGGGATTATGAGGCCGAGATTAAACGGTCTCACAAGGACATCAGAACAGAGATTGTAACAGTTGAGAACAATGGTAGACAACAATTTCAGGCTTTCTATATCTGTTTTGATGAATTTCGGAGAACATGGCTGAAGTGTTGTAGACCGGTGATTGACTTAGATGAATGCTTCTTGAAGTGGGATTTAGAGGGTGATTTGCTTGCAGCCGTTGGTAGAGATGCAGATAACAAGATGTATCCAATTGCATGGGCAGTTGTAACTGGTGAAAACAAAGACACTTGGGGTTGGTTTATCAAAAAATTGAAGACAGATTTAAACTTAGGCGTGGGCGAAAATCTCACCATCATTTCTGATAAAGAAAAG GGTCTTGTTATTGCTATAGGTTCAGAACTTCCTCAAGCAGAGCACCGTATGTGTGCAAGGCATATTTATGGTAATTGGAAGAAGACTTTTTCaaggtcaaaatacaaaaacttgtTTTGGGGTGTTGCATACAGCTACCATCAAGGGGAGTATgaggagaagatgaagttgGTGTATGCGTATGATCCTATTGCCTATGAggctttattaaattatgaaccAGAGAAGTGGTGTAGAGCATTCTTTAATCCTGAGTCTCATTGTGCTGATGTGCACAACAATCTTTCAGAAGCGTTTAATAGAACAATTAAGATTGCAAGAAGTAAGCCTGTCATTACCATGTTGGAAGATATTAGAAGACAAGCCATGGTTAGGATTTCACGTAGGTGGACAAAAGCAGATAAGTGTAATTCCTTTCTCACACCAATCACAATGGCAATATTGGAGAAAGCACGGATTGAGAAGAAGTATTGCAGAACATTACGCAGTAGCTCCTACATTTATGAGGTAAATGAATTTAATGTTAGATATACAGTTGACTTAGCAAGACACCAATGTGCATGCCGAAGATGGGATCTTACAG GAATACCATGCAAACATGCTGTATGCGTATTAGATGACAACCAAGATGATCCCGAGAAATATGTGGCTAGCTATTATGAAACTTCATGCTTCAAGAACACATATGTGGAAAATATTAAACCTGTCAATGGTGAGCAGTTCTGGAGTAAAACAGGAAAATCTCCTATTGCAATTCCAAACATTCGTAAGCCAAGAGGTCGGCCAAAAAAACGTGATAGGAAGAAAGAGCCCTTTGAATCACTTAAAAACCATGGAAAATCAACAAGACATGGTAGGATACCACATTGCAGCCGTTGTGGTCAAGCTGGACATATCAAGAGTGGATGTAAAAATGAACCAGCGGTTGTGGAGGGACCAAAAAACAGGCGTGGTAGACCACGCAAACAACCATATGAG TGCACCTCAGCCTTCAGTCTCTTCTAA